Proteins from one Acidobacteriota bacterium genomic window:
- a CDS encoding DUF507 family protein has translation MKLPRSLVEHIGHQIVKGLVRGKAVDLDDRAALTESMSAALSDDLQVEDKLNDEVREIMNNYADEMTRTGVQYHDMFKMIKQELVRKRKLIL, from the coding sequence GTGAAGCTGCCCCGATCGCTCGTCGAGCACATCGGCCACCAGATCGTGAAGGGGCTCGTCCGCGGGAAGGCCGTCGATCTGGACGATCGCGCCGCGCTCACCGAGTCCATGAGCGCCGCCCTCTCCGACGATCTCCAGGTGGAGGACAAGCTCAACGACGAGGTCCGCGAGATCATGAACAACTACGCCGACGAGATGACGCGGACCGGAGTCCAGTACCACGACATGTTCAAGATGATCAAGCAGGAGCTCGTCCGGAAGCGAAAGCTGATCCTGTAG